DNA sequence from the Armigeres subalbatus isolate Guangzhou_Male chromosome 1, GZ_Asu_2, whole genome shotgun sequence genome:
GCCACATCAGATTGTGAAGTTGTCTGATCAGTATGGTGGTAGCGGTTCAATCCAATAATACTGGAACATTGCATTACAATTAAACCcaatttttttatgtctttattaaggagactttcagccctatgCTGGCTCATCTCCGCAATCTAAAtgttcattttgaagaaaataagtAAAAATTGTTTCTAATTCCAACACAAAATTTTAAAGCAAATATTATTATAATAAAACCTAGTTCAGCATCGGGAATCGAATTTTTAGAGTTGCTTTGTAAACGCGtaccttaccgcacggctagggAGGGCCCAACTTATACAAGAACCACAAAAactgaatggatttttttacactACCCACAAAGTTGGATGATTGATTGACTGCTATTGCGATTGGGCTGATTGAATGATTGATTTAATGGGTTGAGGCTTGATTGATTGATggactgccgttatacgcataactgccccatgtacataggattcccagggacaaatatgcgtatgacagCAGTTGATTGATTAAATGAATGATTTATAGATTAATTGATCGATTGATTGAGTTGATTGATTGCTTGGATTGATCGATTGATTGAGTTGATTGGGTTCTGATAACGACAATtactttgattgattgattgggtTGATAAttcgttgattgattgattgtttgGGTTCATTGCGATTGATTGATTCGGCTGATtacgattgattgattggtttattGGTTTAAATGAATCATTTTTAAGAATTGATTGAATGAATCATTGATTGATtgggttgattttttttcttctttattaaagaggctttcagctcttggctggttcacctctgaaTAGGGTTGAttgtttgattgattgattgataggGTTTGATTGATAAATTGAATGAATGATTGATTGGGTTGTTAGTTGATGGAatgattggattgattgattgaataattgggttgattaatttattgattAAGTTGATTGAATGACTGATatagattgattgattgattgattgagatGATTGTTGGTTGAGTGATTAATTTATCGGGTTGATTGCTTGGCTTGATCGattgtttgaataatttattgattgattgataaattaattgaaatggttgattgattgattgtgtCTATTGATTGATTGAACGATTGAGGGATTGATTGGGTTGAttaattgattgattagttggtttgattgattgattcatTGGGTGGTAGCGTAGGTGATTGAGACCCCTCTCTCCCacaagtgcttacgtaattagtgaacgCTATCATTAACATAAtcattcgaataaaaaaaataaaaaaatgatgttcTCTTCACCAAAATATTAGTGTTAACAGGATATTTTATTCatatgaatttaaaattaaataaaacgaGCTTGAGGCCAAACATAAATTATACTCAAATAAATAAGATTAAAACTTAATTATAATGAATTTGGATCAAttgataaaataatttaaaataaaacttatatttaattaaaattgttGATGTTCAACAGTATTTTTGTATCACTCGTTTTCCATTCTttgaattaataataaaattatattattatacaGCGGTTGCGAAATAACAAATATGTACTTAGGTTCTGGGTccggtgaaaaaaaaaacagttacaGGTGATTCAATCTCGCAATTTTGTAAAGCAATATTCTATGGTTGTGTATCCAGTTTACAGACCTAACAAGCATATTTGGCTTTTTGTAGAAGACCCGTTCCTGCAGTCTACTGTTCCATTTACTGTTGGGCGTCTCTATGTTGTTTGTTCCGCGTCTTTTGATAGCTTTCGTATATTCACGGTAATGTCAGTGAATTCATGTTGCTGACGAGTGTTTTTGTTCACGCATTTAATGGAAAGACATCAATGATGCACAGTTCTTTGCAACTGTGCTGATTGTCGCGAGGTCACTTTGGTTCGACAGCAATAGAATTGATTCATACATGTCGTCGGAAACCAGCTAACGTACGTTGTTTTTGAGCATTTGATGGAGAGGAGAGTATTGACGATCCACAGCTTTATGCAATTACACCAGACGCGGCTTTATTTTCCATTCAGGTTGCTCTTGCCAGCCTATGAAAAGAAAAacttgaatgacattttcgaaacTAACAAATGGGCTtattccttttgaaaagttaagcgagatttatgaCTAATTATCGAACGTAAGAATTTGACTTACCCTTTTATGCATCCACTGAAATCCTGATCGTTCTCTTGTTTCTACTAGTTGATTCCCAGTTAGTCTTTTGCTTGTTTCCCTCGTCAACAAGTTGGCACTCTAACGGTTTCGTTGTGCAAGTCGACGGTTCCGAATTTTCTACATGCGTATTCCACGTGTTTGTCTTCTCCAAATATTATAGTGCAAACTTCTGCTTCGATAGCAGTTATCCTTTTTTATGGCTTCGTCGGATACCCGCTTCCTGTTTTTGTCAACCTATGGAAGAGAGAAACGTGAGTTAAAACATTAGAACATTTTCGCGACTATCAATACATATGAGACTCCAGTTGGTTTTTAATACATATGAATGATTGGAAaacatttttcctgttgattatCAGTTGGTTACAAACATGGacaataaatgaataaaaaaattcgaaaaacatCGTAAAAGATAACTTTTTTCATTTACCCTTTGCAACATTTATATTCCcccaataataaaacattggAGATTGGCGCGATTTTCATGCTACACGTGTGCAGCAATGGTTATCAAAATGAACATACTGTCATTGGAGTTATTTAGGTTTGAATCAGGTGTACTGGTCATTTACCTGGATTGGCGGTTTAGTAAGCAATAGCATTACTTCATACAAGTCGTGGTTTCTTCGGTGGCTTGTGCCGTATTTCGGTGAGATCGGAAGCCTGCTGATGAACGATTTGCTTCAAGCATTCTATGATAGATGTGTTTTATCAGGCATTGGGCATGGATACAGTTGACATGTTTTGGAAGAGGTTCTTGGTTTGCAGCATGAGAACTTTGCTGAGTAGAATATTTGTTCCTAGTCTTCCTCCTGGATTGGCGGTTTAGTAAGCAATAGCATTACTTCATACAAGTCGTGGTTTCTTCGGTGGCATGTGCCGTATTTCGGTGAGATCGGAAGCCTGCTGATGAACGTTTTGCTTCAAGCATTCTATGATAGATGTGTTTTATCAGGCATTGGGCATGGATACAGTTGACATGTTTCGGAAGAGGTTCTTGGTTTGCAGCATGAGAACTTTGCTGAGTAGAATATTTGTTCCTATTCTTCCTCGCTATCGTCGCCATACGTGGCCATTAATTCTTGGTTTGATATATGAGATAAAGCTTCATTTCGGGAAGAAAATTTGTGAGTTTTCTCGAAGATTCGCAATCCCCATTCAAAAATAAGAACGGAATCAATGAATTCTGTAAACTGTGTGAACAAGAAATATTTGTTAGTAACCTAAATGTTTATGGGGTTGTTTTACAAATTACGAAGCGTTTAGCcctaaacgcaatacaacggaacggccggaaaatttgacagttagcccatatattttctgtcaaatttgccgtttccgtcgccgttccgttgtattgcgttttaATATGGacgattttagatttttaatattttttgtatgcaCCGTAGCTCTTGACCTGACCCCCTCCCTGCCCCTTCAGCATTACCTAATTTGTGAACGGTCCCTAAATAATGAATTTAGATTTTATTACGAAATATTTTTCCCTGCTTATGATTTTACGGGTCTACTACAAAAGGCCGGAAGCACAGAAGACCGAATgtggccaagtgtaaacccgtgaaatcggtggagtcgaggtcttctcagactgaggcccaaggattcgcggactcgggcaaggtcgaatcgaccgaaggcgtgccagcgaagacggtggtaccaaagtctacccagactgaggctcaagtatttgcgggtacgtcgggggtgactgctccaacggagcagacacaaaaacgggggagacagtctccaggggatgagctccctgggggtcgctccaaaacgcggagggttactccAAACGCGGAgaggccaggtacctccaaaaccgggggaggaaggacctggaaaggtccgtccactcaggaaagacggtggtaaggggttacggcaggctgaaagttctcagccgcaccagaccagggaaatagagggggatgatgcctcctggaccctggtcaagaccaagaggaaaccgaagacgtcaagggccgaaaagaaggcccaggcgaatgagggtagcaagaagtctagggtaggcgccaatcgctccagggacgatgccctagtcatcacggcggacgaggctaagtactcggatgttttgaaggcgatgaggagtgacgtcaagctcagcgaactcggcgccgacgtacgtcgaataagacgtacccggatgggcgagatgatcctcgagctgaagcggggcgtctcgcaaaggacgccgcctacaagaagttggcggaggaagttctaggcgagacggtcaaggtgagggcactcactacggaggtgaatctaagggttaaagacctggacgagatcaccgaagtcgaagagctcgtcacggcactgcggcgacagtgtgaagtggagacgcccaccgcagccgttcggctacggaaaggtccggcagggacgcaggtagcattggttcggctatctgcagcggacacctctaaggtagtcaagttagggagcgtcaaggtgggatggtcggtatgccctgtgggcatatacgagcaacccgaagtttggtTCAAGtacctggaaccggggcacgagcaatgggactgcaaaggccctgacacaagcaatctctgccgacgctgcggattggagggacataaggcacaatgctgcacgaaccctcccaattgtttgatttgttccagcaaagctgtgaacagcaagcaccccatgggaggttcgatgtgcccggcgttaaagcgtgctgcaaaatcacagtgcaggtaacgcagctggcttgctcggcctcgcccgagtgtttggtgtgcgcaggtttagaggaaacggcggaacacgtgttgttcgtgtgctcaaaTTTTCGCGCAATgtgtgaccacatgcttgccacatgtggtctggacactaccccggacaacctagttcggaggatgtgtaaagatgaagttggctggaacgccgttttatcggctatcgcccaaatcgtctcggagctacacagaagatggcgcgtggactcaaggatggctagttcaggcgcaaataagaggtggtccaagagatcggagtcggcttcatgggtcataccggtggtcatgctctgtggtcgaactcgatccttttatcgaacaagtgaccgcgcgaagaacaacatggtatcgtcgctttcgcggcgtcagtcaaccaggcgggttccgagcccgaggacggaaaggggtcctcgtcaaggctgaggcaggcgtaggcaccgcgtcggcaagtccctctgtgtgctggcgaataggccctatcgcagaaaggtcaatttggggtgcacgcggcatcatcattcttgataccagtcgtgcagagggaagcaggcgcgaagtcgacccttcccaccttccgaggacatagggcgtggtaaggccacctggaaagccggcaacgcgctggcacgataccatggtgttcttctaaaaaaagcgagttacgatgttcggtgctgcaaggacacgcagctaacctcgagggtgcgttgtgcactggcccccctttgaagcattactttctggttgtaccgaagggactatgggcttggcggcaatggaaacggtttagcgggtcggggatgtagtcctgcctccctcggtgatccctaaccccgcacttcctggtcaacccaggatatctgttgagcagattccccctccattgcttaggaagaaaaaaaaacagaagacCGAATACACGAACGGCCGAAAGTATCCGAATAAACTCGTCAGATCAACAAAGTGAACCAGTGCGAACGCGTGGCTAATCGAATCAAATCGTTTCTTGGAGGACAAGCCGGATGGAATCTACCTTGGGCTCGTTCATTCGTCCATGAGATTTTAGAATTTAATGAAGATGAGTTTTTAATACATCAGTAAAccaagaaaaaaacattttgattactcaattttcgtgcaagcattatatatatatatatatatatatatatatatatatatatatatatagatatatatatatatatatatatatatatatatatatatatgtgcagtttttattttgacgtaggacttacgtctttctttactatactgggtgtcatttagatttttggaaatcgagagcgttacgctggaagggaagattttgaacgttactagcgcctttatctttcgatggatttttaagatttatatatcaatcaactcggacgctctccaccattttgtctatttcattgaaactcaaGATTATTAATGATAAgctattaaaaatttcaattcttgtcaaagacAGTAAAAATTctatatgtaaccaatcccgtgcattcctagcacggacatcagaatgcggtatgtcacgggccttcgggtctaccggaagattttttgtgtgtataaaagaagcagtgcctgccgtgtgcgagtcattacaatttgtgacagcgaCAGCAGCGCGtgctgacgtgctttttgctcacgcatttttcgttttgttcgttcgttcgctgtttacctacacagcgacagcatgcagtcaccagcggtgaactgccggtgggtcttcgaatatgcatgaaagaagtgagcgcatttttttgttattctgtgcttgatgatggtcggatgcagtggtgtcggtcgcgatggatgcaatcccccatcgctcggagttcacggccgTCTGCTCATgcaggtgattggtttcatattccacatgatcccgggatgggtacgagtcatgtcatatgactgacccagtggcgtagccaggaaATTAGGGGGGGAGAGGTTggctttttctgaaaaaaatttttttcgaaaaaaaaatttcttccaaaaatgttgtctttggggggggttttatacccaaaaccacccccgtggctacgccactggactGACCAAATGTTAAGTTGttcttggtactaaacgacacgtacattaaaacatggttatactataacagttctgattccccagcaaaaaaaatcaactacgctgatgaaaataaaaatttgattaaaataattactttcatttatttgcagaaggcattagcaattaaagatgcacaatcagcaatagtgttaataccCATTTTAAATTAGAatatttcgctgtattacatgtaaatgttttaaaaaagtccgcaaaaaaataatttccagaagaatatttaaataaactatcttgttctttgtttttcattttctgagaaattgtattattaaacttgacgtagactcggagtttggaatcaaaaaatatttttttattgatgtattagcagtacctcttttattttagtagggttactgctccttgacttgtttcttattgttgtgattttttcatcaataagcacgcatgttagcaaaaagaagcaacgaaattggtgctgtatttctttgtttggaaaacgggacagttcccctaaaatagcacattttgcccaattttttaaatggaattttttaattccaattactatcatcaataagaaatctataaatgccctacatttgcttgagtaaataagggcttaaacaaagcaattctaattatgtatttaattattagttttatttccagaagttttgaataaacaaattgctaataattatacacagcatggaagttgtcgttttcaatatcaatactataatcaaacttcatagatccaaaagttagaagttcaATGTAAATAggtacgttacgtttatacaagtcctacgtctacttgcggttatgttgaaaacattacccattgctcgtttttgatatattggccaattcaaatgtcaaattccacaatttgtattttttaaattataaacttaGTGTCTTGCAGCACCTGAATTCAAATTTATAACATTCCAATCAATAGTTTTCCTGATATTTCCTGCTACAAAActgcaaaacaaaaactgctattattttgaacaatttgacctagtgcgtaatttttgaaagcGTTACTCGAAAAAATTGATACATAgtatgtgaaaatttcaaaatatttgttgtTCACTACCAAAATTTCAGTTGGTCATCGGGGTAAAAAGTTACAACTTgacgctgctattattctgaacacaggtatatatatatatatatatatatatatatatatatatatatatatactagtTTATTTCTGGatgcagtagcgcccgtggcaagtttTTAATATAAACGGTTCATGAGTTATTCACGCAGAGAATTATAGATTCTTTTCTACATTaaaaaaattttcaacgtctgtgatttttttcctcaaacgctgtgtctggttgtcactggttttgttttctgcatctgataataaaaattgaattgaagtgtcaaatattttattttttgtgagaatttccccgcgtgctgcatctggttggctagtcaccggaaagacaaacagggctattatgaTTATGactatatatataatatatattgcTTAAAAACCAGGTATAGGCATTGACGAATTCGtatatgtattcgtcaatggtataggggcgattcaaatatgacgtccactattttttgagatttctatacCACCCCCCCCCTCACGCCCGGTCACACTTTTTTGTGTatctagtacatgtactgttaCAAAATATTTGACAAcctgccccccccccctaaaacctgtgacatcatttttgaacgacccctaagtCTAGGATCATTCATTAACGTTGCCCATGAAGTGACTTGAATAGTGTTGAGTTGCATTTAACATTAGTTAGTAGTAATTTATAGATTATAACTCATTGAGAGTAGCATAAGAATGTATTGATGAACTTATTGGACTTCCTTTAAAGAGAATGAATTCTCATTGGAAGTGCACCGAAATTGTAAAGTGGTTTGAAAAGAAGAGGAGGTTGAAATTGTTATGAATGCCACTCCCAGGTGCTTTTCCATGCTTAGAGCAATAAACATATATAAACAAATCTTATATTCCTCTAAAAAAAACTGGTTAGATCCCTAAGCCGACCTAAAGAAATAGCAAATAAATTTTCGTGCAAAAAATTGGTTAGACctcggtttaaaaaaaatgtgaaaaatcgcttagatttcaaaatgcgcgtaaaaaagtgtcacagtGTGTCTAGTGTCACAATAAGTGAAGCAATGTGAAGtatcataataaaataaaaaccatccgattttggcaacataagtGTTTCGAGCGTGTTGCTAAAATTGAATGGGGTCTGTATTTGgcctttttttattcttcgGCCTTTTGTACTGATCCCTTTTAGCCCTtctcgtaaaaaaaaaattttgtcccGTAGACATTTTGAACCCTGCTGACGGAGACAAATTGGTGAAATACCATTGACGAATTCgagaagtaaaaagaagaaaacatgcattggtgagaaacaacaaaatccTTCATGTTAAAGTATAGAGCATTTTAGAATGCCCGTATAAAATTTAAAACGAATTCTTATTAAAAACTACCGCCTgagttaatatccctcaaaaacaaaccatcatcattaTTAAAAACTAATGAATGTAAATTACAAGAAAAATAGAAAGCTACATAAGGAACGCATTCAAAATACAGCTTTCTATTTTTCTCGTAATTTACATTCATTAGTTTTTAATTAGAATTCGTTTTAAATTTTATACGGGCATTCTAAAATCGCCGCCCTATACTTTAACATGAAGGATTTTGTTGTTCATCACCATTGCATGGTTTCTTCTTCTCGAATTCGTGAATATACAATGTATACAtactattgaaaaaatatctctAAATGATGGTTTCAGTGCGTATTATGTTCGCTGGAATAGTTCTTATTTTGTTCAATACTACTTATTCCACCAGTTTGTCTTTAGCCAACTATTGACGATTCGAAACAGCTTAAAAATCAATGTAGAATTAAATGTTTCAAAGTGTCCGTTTTTCGTCTCcattattcgaattaatttttGGTTATATTTTAAGTGGATAATTACATACCTGTCCTTTTTGATCCAGTGGAACCAATTGTTCATCCAAGAACAACGCCATAGCATATTGTTGTTCATCAGTGAATATGGATGATACTTCCTCCCAATTTACCAAATCTTTTACAGATCGTAGATGCCGCTCACTATATCCTTTATACCGGTTGAAAATTTGAGTCAGTTCTTCCGTATATTCAGCATATGTATCGAGTATATCCTTAATCGGAATGTGTAAACAGTCCCTTGAAATAACTTTATTtagtatgatatttttacgcattatcaaataaataataattactttttctccacgcgaactatgATAGGCCTTGGAAAGGCAGCAGCCAACATTTCCAGTTGTTCTGTAATGACATTCATCCTTTGAAGTTCAGGATCAATAATCTTTTTGGTGGTGGTATCTGGGTTTTTGTCTGATATTGCACTGGGACCCGCTTCTTCGATTTCGGATTCATTTTGTCTGGCATTTTTACATTTAGGATCTTCGATGCAGGTACTTGCAGCTCGAACCCTTTTCAGTTTTTTCTGTTCTTGGCATGTTTTATCAACGTTGTGGTAACCTTTGAAGTtatcttttttccttttcactTTGGCAGTTTTAATGGGAAGATCCATACGCCGTGCTTTTCCGTTACGTCGGATTCTTGCCTTACGCTGTTTTCTTTGGTAAATAGACTGCATTTTAATAGTTTGGCCGTTGAAAAAGGTATTCAACAGGatatcacaaaatttacaaaaacatGTGTAGCAGATTTCTTTGAAGTCTTCGTAATCTACATATTCTTTCAGTCTCATTTTGACACCATTGCGGCACTCaagcaaaaatttataaaacttttGCTTCAGAGCTATTAAAAGTATAGCACCAATTTCTAGTGCTTTACTATTAGGATATATAAATCCTGCTGCATTTAAGTATTGTTTGTACTTGCAAAATGTATAATTTACATCCAGGGATTCATCACTGCTGTAGGGTCTTTTCAAGCTATCTTGGCATGCTACATGTTTTAATTTTGTCACCGCGTAGCCAACGACATAAACCAACGCGTTAGTTTCCAGCAAATCGGGTAATTCAAAGTCTTTATCCAATGGCTCAAAGCGGCACATCAAGAAACTTTCATCGATTGCTAACGGATCTACGTCCATACTTTCATCTGTACACTGTTCATCTACCAAATTTGTCGTATTATCTGGTATACAGTTGGAGTTGTGGTCGGAGCTTAGAGATTTTTCTATGCAGCTATATTTTAAAGCTGCTGCGAACTGATGTGCGTTGGGAGCATCATTCGTTCCACATGCTCTCCGTAGTTTCCCATACTCATTTTCCAGTGGATCGTTGCAGACATTTATCATTCGCAATGTTGAGAAGCCATGTTGATCATAGACTATCCTCCAAAGCTTACGAATAGCGTTGATATTATGGATATAGCCGGCAATACAGGGAGGTTGTCTTTGGGACAACGTGAGTCGCTTTTGAGCTTCATCGGATGCCTAAAAAATATAATTCGTGTACCAAATTTAGCAAAATGAAATATGTAACTCACAGTTTCTGGGTCAAAGCAATCAGCTGGAACAAATAGGGTGTTCTCGAGAACGCGTTTGGCTTCTTCCAAGAAACACCAGTGTTCACTATTCTCACTAATACTGGCTCGCAAAGGCTAtaagaaattaaatgaaatatatATAAATTCTAGAATACAGCGATCAACATAAAATGGCTTAACCTGATAACCAATAACTGTTCCCTGCCTCGAGTATACCGGATTCTGGTATCATACCATAACACGGCATTGAAGAACTATTGCTCAGTTAAATACAATAAgccagagcttcccaaacttttgggtatacgacccacctagcaacattctatatgtctcgcgacccaattatgaaaaaatgcattttaccaagtagtatttattaacccttaaaggcacaaggcgatttttttagaaatcgacgaaaatatttttaacgtaaacaaccattaaaatcattaccattgaacatattttcggtttgttgcgAGTTTGTTGGAGCGGTTTGCGCGGTTTGTTGGataatttcttctgaattttattgaattttttggAGATTTTTCTTGACCTTccaaaaataatggaaaaaaatattgtctatccggaataaatttataccgaagttggatttttctccagatacaggcaacttttccaacttcggaagtagtgcgctggattcgcctaaagatgccctaaacaacgcatcaattagtttgacaaataaaacttcggaagaaagttaggttc
Encoded proteins:
- the LOC134224843 gene encoding uncharacterized protein LOC134224843 isoform X2 translates to MGKKCVVLGCGSRTGDTVSFYGFPNDPGTLTQWLHFCDQVEMREAVQRKDGFKFRHVCSKHFERAAFKNPLIVSLGLKKHAVPTIKTLNPTAVEDNVSDYESQYIELLSSDMTVDTGVVEEQIDYAVYYRTLYENEVAKVEILKKQLTEAKKERRDCLRLSNKRKNALYKKICQIRALKLKLKEKQKLEGNDKMLINAVKTNPVLQESLENGLKNKYGRRYRATRFLATRQKLASTACYRKLRAAKVMCLPHPKTVTNWQSKVQLAPGFNKEILQRMSLKAKTMAEPEKAVAILIDGMAIKGMIDYHAKSDRFHGFPDDGAPKHISGDDELKLATEAVTIMVRSVQSTYKQPLRASISENSEHWCFLEEAKRVLENTLFVPADCFDPETASDEAQKRLTLSQRQPPCIAGYIHNINAIRKLWRIVYDQHGFSTLRMINVCNDPLENEYGKLRRACGTNDAPNAHQFAAALKYSCIEKSLSSDHNSNCIPDNTTNLVDEQCTDESMDVDPLAIDESFLMCRFEPLDKDFELPDLLETNALVYVVGYAVTKLKHVACQDSLKRPYSSDESLDVNYTFCKYKQYLNAAGFIYPNSKALEIGAILLIALKQKFYKFLLECRNGVKMRLKEYVDYEDFKEICYTCFCKFCDILLNTFFNGQTIKMQSIYQRKQRKARIRRNGKARRMDLPIKTAKVKRKKDNFKGYHNVDKTCQEQKKLKRVRAASTCIEDPKCKNARQNESEIEEAGPSAISDKNPDTTTKKIIDPELQRMNVITEQLEMLAAAFPRPIIVRVEKKDCLHIPIKDILDTYAEYTEELTQIFNRYKGYSERHLRSVKDLVNWEEVSSIFTDEQQYAMALFLDEQLVPLDQKGQVDKNRKRVSDEAIKKDNCYRSRSLHYNIWRRQTRGIRM
- the LOC134224843 gene encoding uncharacterized protein LOC134224843 isoform X1, whose product is MGKKCVVLGCGSRTGDTVSFYGFPNDPGTLTQWLHFCDQVEMREAVQRKDGFKFRHVCSKHFERAAFKNPLIVSLGLKKHAVPTIKTLNPTAVEDNVSDYESQYIELLSSDMTVDTGVVEEQIDYAVYYRTLYENEVAKVEILKKQLTEAKKERRDCLRLSNKRKNALYKKICQIRALKLKLKEKQKLEGNDKMLINAVKTNPVLQESLENGLKNKYGRRYRATRFLATRQKLASTACYRKLRAAKVMCLPHPKTVTNWQSKVQLAPGFNKEILQRMSLKAKTMAEPEKAVAILIDGMAIKGMIDYHAKSDRFHGFPDDGAPKHISGDDELKLATEAVTIMVRSVQSTYKQPLRASISENSEHWCFLEEAKRVLENTLFVPADCFDPETASDEAQKRLTLSQRQPPCIAGYIHNINAIRKLWRIVYDQHGFSTLRMINVCNDPLENEYGKLRRACGTNDAPNAHQFAAALKYSCIEKSLSSDHNSNCIPDNTTNLVDEQCTDESMDVDPLAIDESFLMCRFEPLDKDFELPDLLETNALVYVVGYAVTKLKHVACQDSLKRPYSSDESLDVNYTFCKYKQYLNAAGFIYPNSKALEIGAILLIALKQKFYKFLLECRNGVKMRLKEYVDYEDFKEICYTCFCKFCDILLNTFFNGQTIKMQSIYQRKQRKARIRRNGKARRMDLPIKTAKVKRKKDNFKGYHNVDKTCQEQKKLKRVRAASTCIEDPKCKNARQNESEIEEAGPSAISDKNPDTTTKKIIDPELQRMNVITEQLEMLAAAFPRPIIVRVEKKDCLHIPIKDILDTYAEYTEELTQIFNRYKGYSERHLRSVKDLVNWEEVSSIFTDEQQYAMALFLDEQLVPLDQKGQFTEFIDSVLIFEWGLRIFEKTHKFSSRNEALSHISNQELMATYGDDSEEE